AGGGGGCTAGGCGGAACCCACCTGGTGGCGGCGGGATATACGTTCTAGACGCGGGAATGAGGTAGGCCGGGAAAATGCAGGGGCCAAGACGCGAAAGGCGCAGGCGATTGCGGGGACGAACAACATTAAAAAGTACGACTAAACATTGAAAACCGATCTTGAACAGGGATCGAATCATCTAAGACACATTTAATGAAAGGAGCAAAATGAAGATACGGATGATCGCGCTGCAATTGATTCTTATTTCATCGGTCGCAATGGCGGCAGATATTAATTCAGTGCTTAAGTCGGCAAGAAGAATGTGCGTCAACGACTCGGTGCCCCAAGCCCTTGCGATGCTTGAGGCCAAGGCAAAGGAACAGTGGACCGACCGCGAGAAGCTTCTCTTGCATACGGAGAAGGGCGACATATTGCTTTACTACGCAAGACTTCCGCTTGAGGCTTCAAAGGTTTATGCCGACCTTGCGGAATCCAAGCCTCCAAAGGACCTTGCGGGCGGCATATATTACCGTCTGGGAAGGGCGTATGAGAGGGCGGAGAAGTTCACGGACGCCGCAAAGTCGTACGAGAAGGTAGTGACGGAGTATCCTGATTCGCCTTTCAACGCCGCGGCTCTTTCGGCCATAGAAAGGACGTTCGTCAAGAACTACGAAGTGAAGGCAGCAGAGGTAGACGGATACCCGGTAAGCCAGCTGGAGGTGGAGGATATTATAGCGAAGCTTTCGCCTGAGGAGCAGGAGAAGGCTTCGACGCCTGAGGGACGCAAGGAGCTGCTGGAGAGAATCATCTACGAGAGACTTCTCAAGCTCGCGGCCGAGCGCCAGTATGCCCCGAAGGATTCGACAAAAGTAACCGTTCACCTGAGCTGCAAGACCTGCAGACCTAAGGACGTCATGATTCCCGGACACATGTCGAATCTTGCGCTCGAGAAACGAATCTACGAGAGCTCGAAAAGCCTTCTGCTCAGGCGTCTTTATGCAATAGAGGTCACCGAAAAACTCACCTTCACGGACAAGGAAAAGAGACGCTACTACAAAGACAACATCGAGAAGTTTACGAATCCCGCGCTGTATACGGTTCGCGAGATTGTCCTTGATTCATCCGGGCTCTACCTTGATACCATTAAACAGGCGCTGGCATCGGGCATGAGCTTCGATTCGTGCGCAAAGCTGTATTCGATTTCACAAAGCAAGTCCCGCGGAGGTTCGCTGGGCGAAAGGCCAGCGCATGCGCTTCCACAGGAGATTGCAGCAGTGGTCGACACGCTTAAGCCCGGCTCTCCGAGCGCTCCGTATAAGACACAAAGGGGTTGGGAGATAACGCTGGTCGAGTCCAAGCAGGCATCGAAAGTCAATCCGTACGAGGGTGTCGAAAAGAACGTAGAGGATTTAATGAAGCGCGACAAGATAAGGAGCCTGAGCGAAGACGCTGTTGCCCGCTTCCGCAAGCAAGCAGGCGTAGACTCGGTTCCGAACGGCGATACGCTCGCCCAAGTCGCAGGCCGGCTCATCCTCAAGGCCGATCTTGACGGATACA
The genomic region above belongs to bacterium and contains:
- a CDS encoding tetratricopeptide repeat protein, whose product is MKIRMIALQLILISSVAMAADINSVLKSARRMCVNDSVPQALAMLEAKAKEQWTDREKLLLHTEKGDILLYYARLPLEASKVYADLAESKPPKDLAGGIYYRLGRAYERAEKFTDAAKSYEKVVTEYPDSPFNAAALSAIERTFVKNYEVKAAEVDGYPVSQLEVEDIIAKLSPEEQEKASTPEGRKELLERIIYERLLKLAAERQYAPKDSTKVTVHLSCKTCRPKDVMIPGHMSNLALEKRIYESSKSLLLRRLYAIEVTEKLTFTDKEKRRYYKDNIEKFTNPALYTVREIVLDSSGLYLDTIKQALASGMSFDSCAKLYSISQSKSRGGSLGERPAHALPQEIAAVVDTLKPGSPSAPYKTQRGWEITLVESKQASKVNPYEGVEKNVEDLMKRDKIRSLSEDAVARFRKQAGVDSVPNGDTLAQVAGRLILKADLDGYIDDLSQRMPINKEDTAIVKQALLQMITDRVFDHALADAKLFLEDSLSVRNESDRIQLIVNSYLADEVDSKTKPTDEQIAEYYSKHKKDFFQPVKVSVREMLVTSDDTLKIVQKLLSAGAPFDSLARTYSAADSKSRGGYVGFIEEGKSAKPYERQALKLKENAVTRPVKTDEGYWLVKCESRQEARQPTLDDSRYQINSLLANQKKDELEKALKERLMSGAEITITQAGPEPSPTLEITPVPPVNDTENPPEDNN